The following is a genomic window from Hymenobacter chitinivorans DSM 11115.
ATCATCCGCAGCCCGGAGAATAAGGCCGTGCTTTCCACCTACGTAAACCACGAAGGGTCGGTTGTCACCACCAACCAGGACAAGCTCTGCGTGACGCTGGTTAACCTGGAGCAGGAAACAACTACGCGCAATGCCCCGGCCGGCAAAAACGCCGTTGGAACGCCGGGCAGGCTGAATCCGACCATTAAGCTCAACCTGTACGTGCTGTGTGCGGCCAACTTCACGGACTACCTGGAAGCGCTGAAATTTTTGTCCTACACCCTGGCTTTTTTCCAGGGCAAGAACGTTTTCACGCCCCAGAACTCGCCCCGGCTCGATGCGGGCTTCGACAAGCTGATTGTGGAGCTGGAACGCACCGGCTACGACGAGTGGAGCAAGGTCTGGGGCATGCTGGGCGGCAAATACCTGCCCGGGGTGGTCTACAAGCTCCGGATGGTGCCCGTGCAGAATGAGCGGCCCGGTGCGCCCCTGCCCGTTATTTCCACTATCGGCCAGGCCGGTTCCGAGGCATGAGGCAGACCACCTACTCCGTGCTGCTGACCATCCGGGTGCAGCACGGCTACTTCCAGGACCCGGCTACCAAATGCCTCACCATCGGGCCCACGGCCGCCACGGCCGACCGGCTGCGGCGGGCCGGGCTGCTGACCCGCTACGTGGGCTCCGACTTCGTGGTGCTCTCGCCCCGGCCGCTGGCGGAGCACAAGTGGCCGGCGGGCTTTTTCCCGCTCACGTTTCGGGTGCAGCCCGACAGCCCCTACTTCCACAACTTCACCGATTTGCCCCTGACCAACGGCGCCGGCCACGTGTACTACCTGAGTGCCCCGCGCGCCGGCGCTGACCCGCTGCGCCTGACGGCCCAGGCCCAGCTGGGCGCCGCGGACCGGGTGGTCTTCCGCCCGCTCACCTTCGACTTTGTCCCAGCAAAGCCGCCGGGGCAGAAGCTGATTCTGGAGCTGCTCGACGTGGCTGGCAACGAGGTGGTAGACCAGACCGAGCTGGCCGCCGATGCCACTGCCTGGGCCGTGGACCTGCGCCGCCGCGGCAGTGGGCGCTACCAGCTCCGTACTCCCACCGCTACTCTGCTGGACTTCTACGCCGCCGATTCCCGGGACATTTTTCCGGGCTGGGGCGTGCTCGAAATTCTGGCCTTGCCCGCCACCGCGGCGCCCACCTTTACGCTGGAGTGCGGGCCGCGGGCCACGTTCTGGCAGTATTGGCTGAGCAGCAAAACCCCGCCCCTGCCGCCGGCCCTGCGCATTGAGGCCATACCCCGCAAAAAGCCCCGGACGGAAAAGCCTGCGGCGGCCAAGGCCGAGGTGCTGCCCCCGAAACTAGTAGCCTTCATCCCAACCTCGCAGACACTCCCGGCGGGCGTCAGCGCGGGCTTCGTGTCGGTGGAAGCTATTGCGCTGACGGAGCGCCCCACGGTGGCCTACCAGCTGCTGAGCACGCTGCCGGCCGTGCCCAATATTCCCCAGGTACTCCTGCCCGACCTGCCCCAGGCCGACACGGCCTCGTTCCGGGTGGAGCAGCACGCCGGGCAGGCCGCGGGGTTTTCCGACGTTTTCATCCAACTCTAATTCTCATATCCCCAACCCTTTACCTAATCAGCGAACATGGAATACCAAACCCCGGGTGTCTACACCGTCGAGAAAAACGCCTTTCCCAATTCCGTGGTGGAGGTGGCCACGGCCATTCCGGCCTTTATTGGCTACACGGCCAAGGCCGACTTCAATGGCCTGAACATGAGCAACAAGCCCGTGCGGGTCAATTCGCTGAAAGAGTTTGAGGACTATTTCGGGCAGGGCGCCACCGTCAAGTTCAGCCTGCTCGACAAAGCCGGCGGAGCCGTGCCCGAGGTGCGGGAAACCCGGCACGTGGCCACCCCCGACGTGCAGCTCAGCGACGGCAGCACCTTTTTGCTGGTGCCCGACTCCGACCCATTTTACCTCTACAATAGCGTCCGCCTTTTTTACCTGAACGGAGGAGCCACCTGCTACGTCACGTCCATTGGGCTCTACCAAACGCCCGTCAGCAGCGCAGCAGCCCCCGGCGGCGGCAACCAGGCGGCGCTGGACAAGGCCCAGGACCGCCTGAAAGCGGCTCAGGATCGGCAAAAAGCCCTGGACCCGGCCCTGAAACCCGACGACCCGACCGTGGTAGCCGCCCAGGCCGACGTAGACACGGCGCAGGCAGAACTGTCGGTTCAGCAGTCGGGGCAGGCGCTGATGCTGGCCCAGGGCACGGCCGCCGCGGCCGTGGCCACGGTAGAGCGCAAGCAAAAGCAAGCCGCCGCTAAAGCCGCCCTGGCTACGGTGCAAGACGAACTGAAGGCAGTGCAGAAGGAGGTGGATGATGCCAAGACGGCCGTCGACGCCGACGCGGCTGCCACTGCGCCCGCCATCGATGCTCAACTGGAAACAGATATTGACACGGCCCAGGACGCGCTGGACCAAGAAGCCGACGCCGCCCAGCGCGAGCCGCTGCTTAAGGCCCTGCAGAAAGCTCAGCAGGACTATAAGGAAGCGGCCAACGCCGTGCTGGAGTTCAACCTGCAAGTGCAGGAGCACGCCCAGACCCTGCTGGACGCCCGCCAGCGGCTGGCCCTGGTAACGGCCAAGGTAGACAAGGCCCAGCAGCTGGTTGATGACCTGGGCGCCCCGGCCGGCGGCGCGGCGCCAGCCCTGGCCCCGACGGTGACCTACGAGCGGGTGACGGTGAAAAAAGAGGACTTCCTGACCGCCATTGACTCCCTGGAGTACGAGCAGGACCCGACCATGCTGGTGTGCCCCGACGCGCTGCTGCTCTCCAAGCAGGACTACTATACCGTGGCCCAGTACATGCTGATGCACTGCAAGGACAACCAGAACCGGGTGGCCCTGCTGGATGTGTACAACGGCGCCGTGACCATGCCCCAGTCACCCATTATTGACCCGGTTATCAAGGACTTCCGCGAAGGTGTGGGCCAGAACTACCTCAACTACGGAGCGGCCTACTTTCCGTGGGTGAAGTCGGCGGTGCTCTCGGAAGCCAACGTGTCGTTTGCCAACTTCTCCGATTCGCTCATGGACACCATCCGGACCAAGACCCTGAGCCAGTTTCAGCGGGCCCGGGTAGAGCCCGGCAAGCAGCTGGATATTTCGGTGATTGAGGCCGAAACCAACACCACCGGGGAGCTGCTGAACCTGAAGAAAGAGCCCCTCAAGGATGCTGAATACAACTCCCTGACAGCCTACCGGGACGTGACCGACAAGAGCAACCTGCTCACCAAGGTTACCCAGACCAACATCTTCGACCTGGCCAAGGACATGAACCTGCCCGTGTCGGCCAACCCGCAGCGGGAAGCCCTGGACAACACGGTGGTGCACAACGCCATGAAAACCCTGAGCAAGGACTACATGGTGCTGGTAAAGGCCATTATGACCTACCTCAACACCCTGCCCCCGGCCGCGGCCATGGCTGGCGTGTACACGGCCGTGGATACCAACCGCGGCGTGTGGAAAGCCCCGGCCAACGTGAGCCTGAACGGCGTGGTGGCCCCCACCGTGTCCTTGAGCGACAAAGACCAGGGCCGCCTGAACATCGACGCCGTGTCGGGCAAGTCCATCAACGCCATCCGGCCCTTCCCCGGCCTGGGCACCCTGGTATGGGGCGCCCGCACCCTGGACGGCAACAGCCAGGACTGGCGCTACATCAACGTGCGCCGCACCATGATTATGATTGAGCAGTCCATCAAGCTGGCCGCCCGGGCCTACGTGTTTGAGCCTAACGACGCCAACACCTGGACCACGGTGCGCAGCATGATCAACAACTTCCTCTTCAACCTCTGGAAGCAGGGCGCCCTGGCCGGCGGCTCCCCCGACGACGCCTACAGCGTGCAGATCGGGCTGGGCTCCACGATGACGGCCGACGACATTCTCAACGGCTATATGAACGTGACGGTGCTGCTGGCCATCGTGCGGCCCGCCGAATTCATCGTGCTGACCTTCCAGCAGCAGATGCAGAAATCCTAGTCCGCGCTATTCGCTTAAAACTCTCACTCAATCAAGCTTTTACCTTTTAACTCTTTTCACTGATGGCTGGCGAAGCTCAAGATAATAATTGGCCCCTACCTAAATTTTACTTCAAAGTAGACCTGGGCGACCAAACCGATGTGCCCTTCCAGGAAGTAAGCGGCCTGGAAGTTGAAACCCAGGTGGTGGAATACCGCGCCGGCAACAGCCCGGTGTTTTCGGTCATCAAGATGCCCGGCATTGCCAAAGTGGGCAACGTGACCCTGAAAAAGGGCATTTTCGCCAAGGACAACAAGTTCTGGGACTGGTACTCGACCATCAAGCTCAACACCATCAAACGCTCGACGGTGGTCATCAAGCTCCTCGACGAAGGCGGCAACCCAACGATGGTCTGGACGCTGAACAACGCCTGGCCGGTCAAGATTCAGGGCACCGACCTCAAGTCGGAAGGCAACGAGGTGGCCGTCGAAACCCTGGAAATTGCCTGCGAAACCCTGACCGTGGCCAACGCTTAACGGTCTAACCCTCACGCTATGCCAGACGACGGCTACCCGCTGCTCAGTTTCTACTTCACCCTCGACATCGTGGGCCTGACCAGGGCCAGCGTCGACAATGCCTTTCAGGAGGTGTCGGGGCTGACGGCCGAAATGGAAACCATGGAAATCCGGGAGGGCGGCCAGAACCAGTACAAGTACCGGGTACCGACCGTGGCCAAATACCCGAATCTGGTCCTGAAACGCGGGTTGATGAATGCCGACTCGCCCCTGACGGAGTGGTGCATGAGTACCGTGGGCGCGGATCTTTCCGCGCCCATCGTGCTGCACAACGTGCTGCTGACGCTGCTCGGCGAAAAAAACCAGCCCCTGCAAAAGTGGACGTTTATCGACGCCTGGCCCGTGAAGTGCAGCATTTCCGACTTCCGGGCCATGAAGGAAGCCGAGCTGGCCATCGAAACGCTGGAGCTCAGCTACACCCGGTTTGAGAAAGTGCAGACCGTGGTGGCCGCGCGGGATTACGACGCGGAAGAAGCCGAGAAAAAACTCAAGAAGAAGTAACGACCATGCCCATCGAAATCCGGGAGTTAGTCATCAAAGTAACCGTGCACGACGATGCCCGGCCGCTGCCCGAACCGGCCGCGGCCGGACTGGGTGCCGACGCCCTGCGGCGTCTGCGCAAAGAGCTGACCGAGAGCTGCGTGCAGCAAGTCCTGACCGAGCTCAGCAAACGCCGGCAGCGGTAGAAACTAGAATTCCAGTTCGTTATGACCCTCGTTAAGCTCAAGATTCAGGCCTACAAGGACCCGCTGTTCAGCATGGAGGCCGGCAGCTACGACGCCCTGATTAACCCCGAGGCGCTGTCGCACTCCCAGTCCATTGCCTACACCAACAACCAGGGCCCGGGCGGCCTGGGCCCCTCGCCCAAGTTCCGGAACCTGGACAACGGCGAGGTCAGCTTCGACTTGTTTCTGGACAGCACCGGCGCCATCCGGCCCACCGGGCCCGGCACCAGCCCCAACAAGGTGACCAAGCCCCGGGAAGTCAAGAACGAGATTAAGAAGCTGCGGGACGTCGTGTTCGACTACCACGGCAAGCTCCACGGCCCCTACTACCTACAGCTGCTCTGGGGCAGCTTTATCTTCAAGTGCCGCCTGACCAAGTTCAAGGTCGACTACACCCTGTTCCGGCCCGACGGCTCCCCGCT
Proteins encoded in this region:
- a CDS encoding DUF4255 domain-containing protein; translated protein: MIHTALSFFVEELNAYLQSIIRSPENKAVLSTYVNHEGSVVTTNQDKLCVTLVNLEQETTTRNAPAGKNAVGTPGRLNPTIKLNLYVLCAANFTDYLEALKFLSYTLAFFQGKNVFTPQNSPRLDAGFDKLIVELERTGYDEWSKVWGMLGGKYLPGVVYKLRMVPVQNERPGAPLPVISTIGQAGSEA
- a CDS encoding phage tail sheath family protein, which encodes MEYQTPGVYTVEKNAFPNSVVEVATAIPAFIGYTAKADFNGLNMSNKPVRVNSLKEFEDYFGQGATVKFSLLDKAGGAVPEVRETRHVATPDVQLSDGSTFLLVPDSDPFYLYNSVRLFYLNGGATCYVTSIGLYQTPVSSAAAPGGGNQAALDKAQDRLKAAQDRQKALDPALKPDDPTVVAAQADVDTAQAELSVQQSGQALMLAQGTAAAAVATVERKQKQAAAKAALATVQDELKAVQKEVDDAKTAVDADAAATAPAIDAQLETDIDTAQDALDQEADAAQREPLLKALQKAQQDYKEAANAVLEFNLQVQEHAQTLLDARQRLALVTAKVDKAQQLVDDLGAPAGGAAPALAPTVTYERVTVKKEDFLTAIDSLEYEQDPTMLVCPDALLLSKQDYYTVAQYMLMHCKDNQNRVALLDVYNGAVTMPQSPIIDPVIKDFREGVGQNYLNYGAAYFPWVKSAVLSEANVSFANFSDSLMDTIRTKTLSQFQRARVEPGKQLDISVIEAETNTTGELLNLKKEPLKDAEYNSLTAYRDVTDKSNLLTKVTQTNIFDLAKDMNLPVSANPQREALDNTVVHNAMKTLSKDYMVLVKAIMTYLNTLPPAAAMAGVYTAVDTNRGVWKAPANVSLNGVVAPTVSLSDKDQGRLNIDAVSGKSINAIRPFPGLGTLVWGARTLDGNSQDWRYINVRRTMIMIEQSIKLAARAYVFEPNDANTWTTVRSMINNFLFNLWKQGALAGGSPDDAYSVQIGLGSTMTADDILNGYMNVTVLLAIVRPAEFIVLTFQQQMQKS
- a CDS encoding phage tail protein, encoding MAGEAQDNNWPLPKFYFKVDLGDQTDVPFQEVSGLEVETQVVEYRAGNSPVFSVIKMPGIAKVGNVTLKKGIFAKDNKFWDWYSTIKLNTIKRSTVVIKLLDEGGNPTMVWTLNNAWPVKIQGTDLKSEGNEVAVETLEIACETLTVANA
- a CDS encoding phage tail protein, encoding MPDDGYPLLSFYFTLDIVGLTRASVDNAFQEVSGLTAEMETMEIREGGQNQYKYRVPTVAKYPNLVLKRGLMNADSPLTEWCMSTVGADLSAPIVLHNVLLTLLGEKNQPLQKWTFIDAWPVKCSISDFRAMKEAELAIETLELSYTRFEKVQTVVAARDYDAEEAEKKLKKK
- a CDS encoding DUF5908 family protein, which gives rise to MPIEIRELVIKVTVHDDARPLPEPAAAGLGADALRRLRKELTESCVQQVLTELSKRRQR
- a CDS encoding CIS tube protein, with the translated sequence MTLVKLKIQAYKDPLFSMEAGSYDALINPEALSHSQSIAYTNNQGPGGLGPSPKFRNLDNGEVSFDLFLDSTGAIRPTGPGTSPNKVTKPREVKNEIKKLRDVVFDYHGKLHGPYYLQLLWGSFIFKCRLTKFKVDYTLFRPDGSPLRAKVSMTFISFTDPKTLAQQADKQSADLSHQYLVKSGDTLPLLCHQVYGSPEYYLQVARFNKLVHFRQLEPGTHLVFPRLISRADA